One genomic region from Lycorma delicatula isolate Av1 chromosome 1, ASM4794821v1, whole genome shotgun sequence encodes:
- the dyl gene encoding transmembrane protein dusky-like — protein MKRLRCLVAISISWTMLLLQGVRSDAPILDSANLPLEHRAVYGPPLPGPPAPQYGAPVPSGPGPDDPWPLATPDMPQIKHLQVQCEKTHMRVNIEFDRPFYGMIFSKGFYSDPHCVHLKPGSGHLSATFEIFLNSCGMSSSANHNTGGGYSTPSGSYVENTIIIQYDPYVQEVWDQARKLRCTWYDFYEKAVTFRPFQVDMLHAVTANFLGDNLQCWMQIQVGKGPWASEVSGIVKIGQTMTMVLAIKDDENKFDMLVRNCVAHDGKRAPIQLVDQHGCVVRPKIMSKFQKIKNFGPSASVVSFAYFQAFKFPDSMNVHFQCVIQVCRYNCPEPRCGADYGLPQLPGEYGPPPPSHTNSIHSEYGPPPLPEYGAPAAYPDPRHPSGPAGAYSENKPDVLPPPSSTSNPPSPSSPAPHQTSPSNRDSNTNSNSNSNNNNNNNNNNNEIHLPPPPLPGHAAQYTTVKRKGGVSDELEGNLATLGGRPRSVEGLPAELQGARRRRHLEGEILHTVVVSHVYKREAQEMTDVNTSRIIQVVAPGDVNFALNTNNETVVISTTTGSADSESICMSLPGFVAGLIMLLVVLVVACLVAAFLFVRVRQIDRKGVTTTFVHPGYDNSEFVKMAS, from the exons GGAGTTCGCAGCGATGCACCGATTTTGGATTCGGCTAATTTACCTCTTGAACATCGAGCAGTATATGGACCACCTTTACCAGGCCCACCTGCACCTCAATATGGAGCACCGGTTCCTTCCGGTCCTGGGCCCGATGACCCATGGCCACTAGCAACACCAGACATGCCACAAATAAAACACCTGCAAGTCCAATGTGAGAAGACGCACATGCGAGTAAACATCGAATTTGATCGACCTTTCTATGGAATGATATTTTCAAAGG GATTCTACAGTGATCCACACTGCGTGCACTTGAAGCCGGGTTCAGGACATCTCAGCGCTACGTTTGAGATATTCTTGAACAGTTGCGGCATGTCGTCATCAGCTAACCACAATACTGGTGGTGGTTATTCGACTCCGAGTGGCAGCTATGTTGAAAATACGATTATTATTCAATACGATCCGTATGTACAAGAGGTCTGGGATCAGGCAAGAAAGTTGCGTTGTACCTGGTACGACTTCTACGAGAAAGCAGTTACTTTTCGTCCTTTCCAGGTCGACATGCTCCATGCCGTCACAGCCAACTTCCTTGGAGACAACTTGCAATGCTGGATGCAAATTCAAGTCGGAAAAGGACCTTGGGCTAGCGAAGTGTCCGGAATCGTAAAGATCGGTCAAACGATGACCATGGTATTAGCCATTAAAGATGACGAAAATAAATTTGACATGCTAGTCCGCAACTGTGTAGCGCATGATGGAAAACGTGCTCCTATTCAATTAGTAGATCAACACGGATGTGTAGTAAGACCAAAAATTATGTCCAAATTCCAAAAGATTAAGAACTTTGGACCTTCAGCTTCAGTAGTTTCTTTCGCTTATTTCCAAGCGTTTAAATTCCCAGACTCGATGAATGTTCACTTTCAGTGCGTGATTCAAGTGTGCAGATACAACTGTCCTGAGCCAAGATGTGGAGCCGATTACGGTTTACCTCAACTTCCTGGAGAGTACGGACCTCCTCCTCCTTCACACACTAACTCCATTCATTCGGAGTACGGACCACCACCACTGCCAGAATACGGTGCTCCTGCTGCCTACCCGGACCCCAGACATCCATCAGGACCTGCTGGCGCATATTCTGAAAATAAACCCGATGTACTTCCTCCGCCTTCATCTACTTCAAATCCACCCAGCCCCTCTTCCCCCGCCCCGCATCAAACATCACCCAGTAACAGAGACAGCAATACAAATAgcaacagcaacagcaacaataacaacaataacaataacaacaataatgaaatcCATCTTCCACCCCCACCACTACCAGGACATGCTGCTCAGTACACGACTGTAAAGAGGAAAGGTGGTGTTAGTGATGAATTAGAAGGCAACTTAGCTACTTTAGGTGGTCGACCGAGATCTGTTGAAGGACTGCCAGCAGAATTACAAGGAGCTCGTAGGAGGCGACATTTGGAGGGTGAAATACTGCACACAGTTGTCGTATCACACGTGTACAAACGAGAGGCTCAAGAGATGACAGATGTCAATACAAGTAGAATTATTCAAGTTGTAGCACCAGGTGATGTAAACTTCGCCCTTAATACAAACAACGAGACTGTAGTTATCTCTACAACTACAGGTTCAGCTGATTCTGAATCTATTTGTATGAGTCTACCCGGCTTTGTCGCCGGATTAATCATGCTTCTGGTCGTACTTGTCGTAGCCTGCCTCGTTGCTGCTTTTCTTTTCGTCCGAGTTCGGCAAATAGATCGCAAAGGTGTGACTACGACATTCGTTCATCCTGGCTATGACAACTCAGAATTTGTAAAGATGGCGAGTTAG